One window of the Eucalyptus grandis isolate ANBG69807.140 chromosome 8, ASM1654582v1, whole genome shotgun sequence genome contains the following:
- the LOC104417611 gene encoding uncharacterized protein LOC104417611, producing MVVGIINMFFVISTLLPWKVIQQEELTPGDHVYTYRRYGLYTHHGIYVGAGRVIHFTRTGVNETSLDSFRQEGEDLRSLHSYGYGQPLLEYWLARWGAHPTLPNTKSPEQVINKAWELYGSDNFGEYDLINNNCEHFATFCRTGVQASAQTALFSVGQHKAKEVKEWTTNLLHKIKLK from the exons ATGGTGGTTGGGATCATCAACATGTTCTTCGTGATATCTACGCTGCTGCCGTGGAAGGTGATACAGCAGGAAGAGCTCACTCCTGGGGATCATGTCTACACTTACCGGCGGTACGGCTTGTACACCCACCATG GAATCTACGTTGGAGCGGGCCGTGTAATTCACTTCACAAGAACGGGAGTTAACGAGACTTCTCTCGATTCCTTTCGGCAAGAAGGCGAGGACCTCCGTTCCCTCCACTCATATGGATATGGACAGCCGCTGCTAGAGTATTGGCTGGCGAGATGGGGGGCCCACCCAACCTTGCCTAACACCAAATCGCCCGAGCAAGTCATTAACAAGGCTTGGGAGCTTTACGGGAGCGACAATTTCGGCGAGTACGACCTCATCAACAACAACTGTGAGCATTTCGCCACATTTTGCAGGACCGGCGTTCAGGCTAGCGCACAAACAGCATTGTTCAGCGTTGGTCAACATAAGGCCAAGGAGGTCAAAGAATGGACAACGAACCTTCTACATAAAATTAAGCTCAAGTGA